The proteins below come from a single Papaver somniferum cultivar HN1 chromosome 11, ASM357369v1, whole genome shotgun sequence genomic window:
- the LOC113325292 gene encoding uncharacterized protein LOC113325292, translated as MVQKLIDNGELKQYVRKEEAYDRSKRSKQVQLPEGNRTLNTISRSEAAGPSLTSHIGKRLRKQFEDYCELYKIDGVEIDDHEQWMDAPITFEEDDVEEDMEDHNDPLILTLPIAGCNIKKILIDGGSSVNILFYDTFKRMELNDEQLISSYHTIYGFNEAPTKPLGDIVLQINAGPMKIDTRFSVVDAPSPLQCYHRTNMGTQAQGDNINLSPVSSILITRRDNADQG; from the coding sequence ATGGTTCAAAAGCTTATCGACAACGGAGAACTGAAACAATACGTAAGGAAGGAAGAAGCATATGACAGGTCGAAGCGAAGCAAACAAGTTCAACTGCCTGAAGGCAATCGAACACTAAACACCATTTCGCGTTCGGAAGCCGCTGGACCATCGTTAACATCGCATATTGGAAAAAGGCtgagaaagcaattcgaagactaCTGCGAGCTGTACAAGATCGATGGGGTAGAGATAGACGATCACGAGCAATGGATGGATGCACCGATCACTTTCGAGGAAGATGATGTGGAGGAAGACATGGAGGATCACAATGATCCTTTGATCCTCACACTGCCCATAGCAGGGTGCAACATCAAGAAGATCCTCATTGACGGAGGAAGTTCAGTGAACATCTTGTTCTATGATACGTTCAAACGAATGGAGCTAAACGACGAGCAGCTGATATCTTCGTACCACACCATTTATGGATTCAACGAGGCTCCTACGAAACCATTGGGGGACATTGTTCTACAAATAAATGCAGGACCGATGAAGATAGACACCCGTTTCAGCGTGGTAGATGCTCCTTCCCCCCTACAATGCTATCATCGGACGAatatgggtacacaagctcaaggGGATAACATAAACTTATCACCAGTGTCTTCGATTCTTATCACTCGAAGGGATAATGCAGATCAAGGGTGA
- the LOC113325293 gene encoding uncharacterized protein LOC113325293, with protein sequence MEDLRAEMMAEIKQLKARQGGGRLEEFMREANTTPLVPSLAKVEIPKKCLIPAFECYDGSSDPATHLQYYKRMLARWDHDNVVLCRYFPSSLKGSALSWFDNLPPNSIGSYEQLTEKFLRTYMYNKAVHAGMDKLFSLAIRYKETTREYKDRWHKICQAIGNVDPVVSINCYKWGLYMMSPLFVEIHGSVPTTEGDLRVIIEKYARLEEIQRENPRAHAQRSHRTNSTEQASGSKRSLIERPYEDRRGRREGPRNDDRRFEDQV encoded by the coding sequence ATGGAAGATCTTCGCgctgaaatgatggcagagatcaagcAGCTGAAGGCCAGGCAAGGAGGTGGAAGATTAGAGGAAttcatgagagaagctaatacTACTCCTCTAGTCCCAAGCTTAGCCAAAGTAGAAATCCCCAAGAAATGTCTGATCCCAGCATTTGAATGCtacgatggatccagcgaccccgcGACCCATCTTCAGTATTACAAACGTATGTTGGCCCGATGGGATCATGACAACGtggtcctctgtagatatttcccttcaagcttgaagggatcggctCTGTCCTGGTTTGATAACCTACCTCCCAACTCCATCGGATCGTATGAGCAACTCACCGAAAAGtttttaagaacttacatgtataaCAAGGCTGTCCACGCTGGGATGGACAAGTTATTCTCATTAGCCATCAGATACAAGGAGACGACCAGGGAATACAAGGATAGATGGCATAAGATATGCCAGGCTATAGGGAATGTGGACCCAGTGGTCAGCATTAACTGTTACAAGTGGGGTTTATACATGATGAGCCCGTTGTTTGTCGAGATTCATGGGAGCGTACCCACGACGGAAGGGGATCTTCGAGTAATCATCGAAAAATACGCCAGGTTGGAAGAAATCCAACGAGAAAATCCGAGGGCCCATGCTCAAAGATCTCATCGAACTAACTCCACAGAGCAGGCCAGCGGATCGAAAAGAAGTTTAATCGAACGCCCATACGAAGAtaggagaggaagaagagaaggtcCTCGAAACGATGATCGAAGATTCGAAGATCAAGTCTAA